The following coding sequences lie in one Xanthomonas hortorum pv. pelargonii genomic window:
- a CDS encoding alpha/beta hydrolase family protein, with protein sequence MEAKLSSIQIPVDQDALSGTLLTPSGMPAVLFVHGWGGSQHHNLLRAREAVGLGCICMTFDLRGHEGYASMRQTVTRAQNLDDIKAAYDQLAHLPYVDAQSIAVVGLSYGGYLSALLTRERPVEWLALRSPALYKDEHWDHPKVSLNADPELMDYRQRTLTPDDNIALAACAQYKGDVLLVEAENDVIVPHPVLRNYADAFVNARSLSTRVIAGADHALSVKEHQHHYTRALIDWLTEKVVGRRIALAKEVVAARKQLLKEQGDAVSSSGQGTREFRGDIRAVEKTSS encoded by the coding sequence ATGGAAGCCAAACTTTCCAGCATCCAAATTCCCGTCGACCAGGACGCACTCAGCGGCACCTTGCTCACGCCGTCTGGCATGCCGGCCGTGTTGTTCGTGCACGGCTGGGGTGGCAGCCAGCACCACAATCTGCTGCGCGCACGCGAGGCGGTGGGCCTGGGCTGCATCTGCATGACTTTCGACCTGCGTGGTCACGAAGGCTACGCATCGATGCGCCAGACAGTGACGCGTGCGCAGAACCTGGACGACATCAAGGCCGCCTACGATCAACTCGCGCATCTGCCGTATGTGGACGCGCAGTCGATTGCCGTGGTTGGGCTGAGCTACGGCGGTTATCTGTCTGCCCTGCTGACGCGCGAGCGCCCGGTGGAATGGCTGGCGTTGCGCTCGCCTGCTCTCTACAAGGACGAACATTGGGACCACCCCAAGGTCAGCCTCAATGCCGATCCGGAGTTGATGGACTACCGCCAGCGCACACTGACCCCCGATGACAACATCGCCCTGGCCGCGTGCGCGCAGTACAAGGGCGATGTGTTGCTGGTGGAAGCCGAAAACGATGTCATCGTGCCGCATCCGGTGCTGCGCAATTACGCCGATGCCTTCGTCAATGCACGCTCGCTGAGCACACGTGTGATTGCCGGCGCCGACCATGCCTTGAGCGTCAAGGAGCATCAGCACCACTACACGCGTGCACTGATCGACTGGTTGACCGAGAAGGTTGTCGGGCGTCGGATTGCGCTGGCCAAGGAAGTGGTGGCCGCACGCAAGCAATTGCTCAAGGAGCAGGGCGACGCGGTGTCGTCGTCGGGGCAGGGCACGCGCGAGTTTCGTGGCGATATCCGGGCGGTGGAGAAGACCTCCAGTTGA
- a CDS encoding DUF3182 family protein, protein MAHKRYRQVLGHVTRLVPEHGHEQITHAWVCSEIERLLGAHDATAAADDAAVFHVPDETLTTEQAHGLGIDDNGDLLGGIVPHAFLATKVIGHPLIADDAASIPGWNQALATALIPATLPGYTVFSRADAEHALDALLPGGGVRLKLPTGVGGNGQWRIANAAQLADALDSLPDCYLATHGAVLERNVLHAVTHSVGELCVAGIQIAYFGTQCNVRNAQDDEVYGGSSLQVYRGSLEALAVTALSALQKHVVEQACRYDRFITAAYPELHISRRNYDVVSGEDAQAGLICGVLEQSWRVGGATPAELAAIARFQQDPALQWVTASTHEIYQGEPPADAQIYYRAEHAGPGPRYKYRRVSST, encoded by the coding sequence ATGGCACACAAGCGGTATCGGCAGGTGCTGGGACATGTCACGCGTCTGGTGCCCGAACACGGCCATGAGCAGATCACGCATGCGTGGGTGTGCAGCGAAATTGAACGCTTGCTGGGCGCGCATGATGCAACAGCGGCCGCTGATGACGCGGCAGTTTTCCATGTGCCCGACGAGACCCTGACCACCGAGCAGGCGCATGGCTTGGGAATCGACGACAACGGCGATCTGCTGGGCGGCATCGTGCCGCACGCGTTTCTGGCGACCAAGGTGATTGGTCATCCGCTGATCGCCGACGATGCGGCCAGCATCCCTGGTTGGAATCAGGCGCTAGCCACCGCGCTGATCCCGGCCACGCTACCAGGCTACACGGTGTTTTCGCGTGCCGATGCCGAGCACGCGCTGGATGCATTGCTGCCAGGCGGAGGGGTGCGACTCAAGCTGCCGACCGGCGTTGGTGGCAATGGTCAATGGCGCATCGCCAACGCCGCGCAGTTGGCAGATGCACTGGACAGCCTGCCTGATTGCTATCTTGCGACGCACGGTGCCGTGCTGGAGCGCAACGTCCTGCATGCAGTCACGCATAGCGTTGGCGAGTTGTGTGTTGCCGGAATTCAGATCGCCTATTTCGGCACGCAATGCAATGTGCGCAACGCGCAGGATGACGAGGTCTATGGCGGCTCGTCGCTGCAGGTGTATCGCGGATCGCTCGAAGCGCTGGCCGTCACCGCGCTGTCGGCATTGCAGAAACACGTGGTCGAACAGGCCTGCAGATACGATCGATTCATCACCGCCGCCTATCCTGAGTTGCACATCTCGCGCCGCAATTACGATGTGGTCAGCGGTGAAGATGCGCAGGCTGGGCTGATCTGCGGCGTGCTGGAGCAATCCTGGCGGGTCGGTGGCGCCACCCCGGCCGAGCTCGCTGCAATCGCCCGCTTTCAGCAAGACCCGGCACTGCAATGGGTGACAGCATCCACGCATGAGATCTATCAGGGCGAACCGCCGGCCGATGCGCAGATCTACTACCGCGCCGAGCATGCCGGGCCAGGTCCGCGCTACAAATACAGGAGGGTATCCAGCACCTAA